In the genome of Notamacropus eugenii isolate mMacEug1 chromosome 5, mMacEug1.pri_v2, whole genome shotgun sequence, one region contains:
- the OR56B4 gene encoding olfactory receptor 56B4 produces the protein MIPVPRAINSSHLKISEFILMGFPGIHRWQHWLSLPLLLLYLLALSANFLILITIWKDLTLHKPMYKFLGILSVVDVGLATTIMPKILAIFWFNAKIISLPECFTQIYAIHWFVGMESGIFLCMAFDRYVAICHPLYYPSLVTDTFIFKAALSVMIRNSLLVLPVPVLAAMRHYCSGNEIEHCLCSNLGVISLACDDITVNRFYQLVLAWVMIGSDMALVFSSYVLILRSVLKLNSTEAISKALSTCSSHLILILFFYTAIIVVSVTHLAGRKFPLIPVLLNVLHNVIPPALNPMVYAFRTQELRLGFQKVLGQGGKMSRK, from the coding sequence ATGATTCCTGTTCCCAGAGCCATAAACAGCTCTCACCTCAAGATCTCAGAGTTCATCCTAATGGGGTTCCCAGGCATCCACAGATGGCAGCACTGGCTTTCTCTCCCCCTGCTTCTGCTCTACCTCTTAGCCCTCAGtgccaatttcctcatcctgatAACTATATGGAAGGATCTGACTTTGCACAAACCCATGTACAAGTTCCTAGGCATTCTTTCTGTAGTGGATGTAGGCCTAGCCACCACCATCATGCCCAAGATCCTAGCCATCTTCTGGTTCAATGCCAAAATCATCAGCCTCCCTGAATGTTTTACTCAGATATATGCTATTCACTGGTTTGTGGGAATGGAGTCAGGCATTTTCCTCTGCATGGCTTTTGACAGGTATGTGGCCATTTGCCACCCTCTTTATTATCCTTCTCTTGTCACAGATACCTTCATCTTCAAAGCTGCATTGTCTGTGATGATCAGAAATAGCCTGCTGGTCTTGCCAGTGCCTGTGCTGGCTGCCATGAGACATTACTGCTCTGGAAATGAGATTGAACATTGCTTGTGCTCTAACTTGGGGGTCATCAGCCTGGCCTGTGATGACATCACAGTCAACAGATTTTACCAGCTGGTCCTGGCTTGGGTCATGATTGGAAGTGATATGGCCCTGGTCTTTTCCTCCTATGTCCTGATCCTACGCTCGGTGCTGAAGCTGAATTCCACTGAAGCCATTTCAAAGGCCCTCAGTACATGCAGCTCCcacctcatcctcatcctcttctTCTACACAGCTATCATTGTGGTATCTGTCACACACTTGGCAGGGAGGAAGTTTCCCCTCATCCCTGTGCTCCTCAATGTACTGCATAACGTCATTCCCCCAGCCCTCAACCCTATGGTATATGCTTTCAGAACCCAGGAACTCAGGCTGGGCTTCCAGAAGGTACTTGGGCAGGGTGGCAAAATGTCCAGAAAGTAG
- the LOC140508642 gene encoding olfactory receptor 52A1-like: MYNMKDSNVTFVNPLYFTLLGVPGLESVQHWMGIPFCIMILLAIVGNCTILSVIWRDPSLHQPMYLLLAMLAINDLGIFPVLFPKTLAILWFNLKEIEFNVCLTQMFFVHVLAGFETGILVAMALDRYVAICRPLRYTAILTPQVLLGIAVMVVMRAVLLISFCPILIKLRLTSFPSTVIAHSYCEHMAVVKLAIGDTQVNKFYGLAIILSLCWCDISFISTSYILIFRAVLRLPGKEARVKAVNTCTAHITIIVLSYSLALFSFLAHQYGHHVAPYVHILLANIYLLVPPVVNPIVYGVKTKEIRIRVITMFSLQRQKA; this comes from the coding sequence ATGTACAATATGAAAGATTCCAATGTCACCTTTGTCAACCCCTTATATTTCACCCTATTGGGAGTCCCTGGCCTGGAGTCTGTGCAGCACTGGATGGGGATTCCATTTTGCATTATGATCCTCCTTGCAATTGTGGGGAACTGTACCATCTTGTCTGTGATCTGGAGGGACCCATCACTCCACCAACCCATGTACCTTCTCTTGGCAATGTTGGCCATCAATGACCTTGGTATTTTCCCTGTCCTATTCCCTAAAACCTTGGCCATCCTCTGGTTCAACCTCAAAGAGATTGAATTCAATGTGTGTCTGACCCAAATGTTCTTTGTGCATGTCTTGGCAGGGTTTGAAACTGGGATTCTGGTGGCCATGGCATTGGATCGCTATGTAGCCATATGCCGCCCCCTGAGATACACAGCTATCCTGACCCCACAAGTCTTGCTGGGGATTGCAGTGATGGTAGTTATGAGGGCTGTGCTTCTCATCTCATTCTGTCCCATCCTCATCAAACTAAGGCTAACATCATTCCCCTCCACAGTAATAGCTCATTCTTACTGTGAGCACATGGCAGTGGTGAAACTAGCTATAGGTGACACTCAAGTCAACAAGTTCTATGGTTTGGCTATTATCCTGAGTTTGTGTTGGTGTGATATCTCCTTCATCTCTACTTCCTACATTCTTATCTTCAGGGCTGTTCTGAGGCTGCCAGGGAAGGAGGCCAGGGTCAAAGCAGTCAATACCTGCACAGCTCACATCACCATTATAGTACTCAGTTATTCACTGGCACTCTTCTCCTTTCTTGCTCACCAATATGGTCACCATGTAGCTCCTTATGTCCACATTCTCCTGGCCAACATCTACCTCTTAGTACCCCCTGTGGTGAACCCCATTGTCTATGGAGTGAAGACTAAGGAGATCCGCATTCGAGTGATCACAATGTTCTCCCTTCAGAGACAAAAGGCTTAA